A genomic stretch from Chloroflexota bacterium includes:
- a CDS encoding nuclear transport factor 2 family protein, producing MKLEELEARIRILEDIEAIKKLKATYCYLCDAGLEDVRNRDELISHFTQNARLDFGMGTASQYQGTEGMKTFFGEMVPMGVSFCMHMVHNPIIEVKGDRAKARWYFEAPVNNRLEDNRAEWYAGTYHEEYVREKGEWKFDSIRVDWTYRTPYDEGWAKTRGV from the coding sequence ATGAAGCTGGAAGAACTAGAAGCCAGAATCAGGATCCTGGAAGACATTGAAGCGATCAAAAAGCTGAAAGCCACTTACTGCTACCTGTGCGACGCGGGGCTGGAGGATGTGCGAAATCGGGATGAGTTGATTTCCCATTTCACACAGAATGCCAGGCTGGATTTCGGCATGGGGACTGCCTCCCAGTACCAGGGTACAGAAGGGATGAAGACCTTTTTCGGTGAGATGGTGCCGATGGGAGTATCCTTCTGCATGCATATGGTGCATAACCCTATTATCGAAGTAAAGGGCGATAGAGCTAAAGCGAGGTGGTATTTCGAAGCACCAGTCAACAACAGGTTAGAAGACAACAGGGCTGAGTGGTACGCAGGGACGTATCACGAGGAATACGTGAGGGAAAAAGGGGAGTGGAAATTCGACTCTATAAGAGTTGACTGGACTTACAGGACTCCCTATGATGAGGGGTGGGCCAAGACACGGGGGGTCTAG